A single window of Marinobacter sp. LA51 DNA harbors:
- a CDS encoding AI-2E family transporter, translated as MYAKLETRTFLAMLVGVSLAFVLLMKPFFGPIFWAVAIALIFHPVQQLLVRKLGERPNLNALITLMICMVIVVIPVLVLITSLIAEGVGLYQRIQSGEIRPGEYVDQVNRAFPAIQAFLAPFDISFEELRDRVVSLFVGGSQFLAKQALGVGQNTFQFFLGLALMVYLAFFLLRDGSKLVELLIKALPLGDERERLLFAKFAEVTRATVKGNLLIAIIQGALGGLIFWVLGIKGALLWGVVMAIVSLLPAVGAALVWVPAAIYLAAIGDMVEATILTIFGVVVIGLADNLLRPVLVGRDTKLPDYIVLLSTLGGIVMFGVNGFVMGPLVAALFMAFWGIFIREFGEESYHQPSISVPNRQDEDSV; from the coding sequence ATGTACGCAAAACTTGAAACACGGACTTTTCTCGCAATGCTGGTGGGTGTATCCCTGGCATTTGTGTTGCTGATGAAGCCGTTTTTTGGCCCCATTTTCTGGGCTGTAGCCATTGCCCTGATTTTCCATCCTGTCCAGCAATTGCTGGTGCGCAAGCTGGGTGAACGCCCGAACCTGAACGCTCTTATTACCCTGATGATCTGCATGGTCATCGTGGTGATACCCGTCCTCGTATTGATCACCTCGCTGATCGCCGAGGGCGTTGGCCTGTACCAGCGAATCCAGAGCGGTGAAATACGGCCGGGTGAGTACGTTGACCAGGTCAACCGGGCGTTCCCGGCCATCCAGGCGTTTCTGGCGCCTTTCGATATCAGTTTTGAAGAACTTCGGGACCGGGTGGTCAGCCTGTTCGTCGGCGGCAGCCAATTCCTGGCAAAGCAGGCGCTGGGGGTCGGCCAGAACACCTTCCAGTTTTTCCTTGGTCTTGCACTGATGGTGTACCTGGCGTTTTTCCTGCTGCGGGACGGCAGCAAGTTGGTGGAGTTGCTGATCAAGGCTCTGCCGCTGGGGGATGAACGCGAGCGTTTGTTGTTCGCCAAGTTTGCCGAGGTCACCCGGGCCACTGTTAAAGGCAATCTGTTGATCGCCATCATCCAGGGTGCCCTGGGTGGCCTGATCTTCTGGGTTCTGGGGATCAAGGGCGCGCTGCTGTGGGGTGTGGTTATGGCCATCGTTTCTTTGCTGCCCGCAGTGGGCGCAGCGCTGGTCTGGGTGCCGGCTGCCATTTACCTGGCGGCGATCGGAGACATGGTGGAGGCGACCATTCTGACCATCTTCGGCGTGGTGGTGATCGGGCTGGCGGACAACTTGTTGCGCCCGGTGCTGGTGGGCCGGGACACGAAGCTGCCGGATTACATTGTGCTGCTGTCTACACTGGGTGGCATCGTCATGTTCGGGGTCAATGGGTTTGTCATGGGGCCTCTGGTTGCCGCACTGTTCATGGCCTTTTGGGGCATCTTTATCCGGGAGTTCGGCGAAGAATCCTATCACCAACCGTCAATTTCGGTGCCGAATCGTCAGGACGAGGATTCGGTCTGA
- a CDS encoding peptidoglycan-binding domain-containing protein: protein MSNTKKMTNNLGRLAIAAGTVIMLGLATTVSANNTVAVKHALYGAGYEIQNVSAQMDDSTRAALTQFQKDNGLQATGMLDDETKKALGMISVQVAAASNGSSQSASNDDASNSSASVEADDKTEGAIEEDDDGGWSLW, encoded by the coding sequence GTGAGTAATACAAAAAAAATGACCAACAATCTGGGCCGTCTGGCCATTGCCGCCGGCACCGTAATCATGCTCGGGTTGGCGACCACGGTTTCCGCCAACAACACCGTGGCGGTAAAACATGCGCTCTACGGGGCCGGGTATGAAATCCAGAATGTCAGTGCCCAAATGGACGACTCAACCCGTGCGGCCCTGACCCAATTCCAGAAGGACAATGGTCTGCAGGCCACCGGTATGCTTGATGATGAGACCAAGAAGGCTCTGGGCATGATCTCGGTACAGGTCGCTGCAGCATCGAACGGTTCCAGTCAGTCTGCGAGCAACGACGACGCATCGAATTCCTCAGCGTCAGTTGAGGCCGACGACAAGACTGAAGGCGCCATTGAAGAGGACGATGACGGTGGCTGGTCGCTCTGGTAA
- the ilvD gene encoding dihydroxy-acid dehydratase encodes MPQYRSRTSTAGRNMAGARALWRATGMKDGDFGKPIIAVANSFTQFVPGHVHLKDLGQLVCREIEQAGGVAKEFNTIAVDDGIAMGHDGMLYSLPSREIIADSVEYMVNAHCADALVCISNCDKITPGMLMAAMRLNIPTIFVSGGPMEAGKTKLSEHKLDLVDAMVIAADPNADDETVAEYERSACPTCGSCSGMFTANSMNCLTEAIGLALPGNGSMLATHADREQLFLQAGRQIVENARRYYEEDDASVLPLSIASMAAFENAMVMDVAMGGSTNTILHLLAAAQEGGVPFTLSEIDQLSRKVPQLCKVAPNSPKYHMEDVHRAGGIMGILGELERGGLINTDLPTVHSKTMKEALETWDIMRSPPANVVEFYKAGPAGIPTQTAFSQSTRWPTLDGDRETGCIRAVEHAYSSEGGLAVLYGNIALDGCVVKTAGVDESIFVFEGTARVFESQDSAVAGILSDEVLPGEVVIIRYEGPKGGPGMQEMLYPTSYLKSKGLGKDCALLTDGRFSGGTSGLSIGHASPEAAAGGAIGLIENGDRIRIDIPKRTINVELDQHELDRRREARDAKGWKPELARDRKVSAALKAYALLATSADKGAVRDLSKLD; translated from the coding sequence ATGCCTCAGTATCGTTCGCGGACTTCCACCGCCGGTCGGAACATGGCCGGTGCCCGCGCCCTCTGGCGCGCCACTGGTATGAAAGATGGAGATTTTGGCAAGCCCATCATTGCGGTTGCCAACTCCTTTACCCAATTCGTACCTGGTCACGTTCACCTGAAAGACCTGGGGCAACTGGTCTGCCGCGAAATAGAACAAGCCGGTGGTGTCGCCAAGGAATTCAACACCATCGCTGTTGACGATGGCATCGCCATGGGCCACGACGGCATGCTGTACTCCCTACCGTCTCGGGAGATCATCGCTGACTCCGTGGAATACATGGTCAACGCCCACTGCGCTGACGCTCTGGTGTGCATTTCCAACTGCGACAAGATCACTCCGGGCATGCTGATGGCCGCCATGCGCCTGAACATACCGACCATCTTTGTGTCAGGCGGCCCGATGGAAGCCGGCAAAACCAAGCTCTCTGAGCACAAGCTGGACCTGGTCGATGCTATGGTGATCGCGGCCGACCCGAATGCCGACGACGAAACCGTGGCCGAGTACGAGCGCAGCGCCTGCCCCACCTGCGGCTCCTGCTCCGGCATGTTTACTGCCAACTCCATGAACTGCCTGACCGAAGCCATCGGGCTGGCACTGCCAGGCAATGGCTCCATGCTGGCCACCCACGCCGATCGTGAGCAGCTATTCCTGCAGGCTGGTCGTCAGATTGTGGAGAATGCGCGCCGCTATTACGAGGAAGACGACGCGTCGGTACTGCCCTTGAGTATCGCGTCCATGGCGGCCTTCGAAAATGCCATGGTGATGGACGTTGCCATGGGCGGCTCTACCAACACCATCCTGCACCTGCTGGCGGCAGCTCAGGAAGGCGGCGTGCCATTTACCCTGAGCGAGATCGACCAGCTGTCCCGCAAAGTACCGCAGCTGTGCAAGGTGGCGCCCAACTCTCCGAAATACCACATGGAAGATGTCCACCGTGCCGGCGGCATCATGGGCATCCTCGGCGAACTGGAACGAGGTGGCCTGATCAACACCGACTTGCCCACCGTGCACAGTAAGACCATGAAGGAAGCCCTGGAGACCTGGGACATCATGCGGTCACCACCGGCGAACGTGGTGGAGTTCTACAAGGCGGGACCTGCGGGCATCCCCACCCAGACCGCATTCAGCCAGAGCACCCGCTGGCCAACGCTGGACGGCGATCGTGAGACCGGATGCATCCGGGCCGTCGAACACGCCTACTCCTCCGAGGGTGGCCTGGCGGTGCTGTACGGCAACATCGCCCTGGACGGCTGCGTGGTGAAGACCGCGGGCGTGGACGAGAGCATCTTCGTATTCGAGGGCACCGCGCGGGTCTTCGAGAGTCAGGATTCTGCCGTGGCCGGTATCCTCAGCGATGAGGTTCTACCCGGTGAAGTAGTGATCATTCGCTATGAAGGCCCCAAGGGCGGACCGGGCATGCAGGAAATGCTCTACCCCACCAGCTACCTGAAATCCAAGGGCCTGGGCAAGGACTGCGCGCTGCTGACCGATGGCCGCTTCTCCGGCGGCACTTCCGGCCTGTCCATTGGCCACGCCTCCCCTGAAGCAGCCGCGGGCGGCGCCATCGGGCTGATCGAGAATGGTGATCGCATCCGCATCGACATTCCAAAGCGCACCATTAACGTGGAGCTGGATCAGCATGAGCTGGACCGTCGGCGTGAAGCCCGCGATGCCAAAGGCTGGAAGCCTGAACTGGCCCGGGACCGCAAAGTCTCTGCGGCACTGAAAGCCTACGCCCTGCTGGCCACCAGCGCGGATAAGGGCGCGGTCCGGGATCTCAGCAAACTCGACTGA
- a CDS encoding HDOD domain-containing protein, translating to MAGEDSLPFRRLREFHPLNRLTDAQLVLLASRAERRTYGLGQRVVEKGVRDGLDFFLITGKVELESVDGRKTLIEAESNAALNPIARLQPRMYDVIAVKLCEFLIVEQDILNQMLRSAPVEQEGMGSNESMAAEASEGNDESELLMEFYSELRSNQIQLPSVPDVAWKVRRAVDRDDSSAELVANAVSADPSIAVKLVRACNSPLYRGFSDVRTVREAVVRIGMHTTRQLVTVFSMREVFKTRQPALQQEMERLWRHSREVAALCWVLADHATRLNPEEAMLAGLLHDIGVIPILVQAEHHAGLFANPDNLHHAISELRADVGTAVLENWGFPASFIEAVRHAESWDYECRSAEPQLTDVVIVAQLHSMIGSQQNAGLPCFDQVPAYRRLGELELNASRSLQLLTEARARVDEVQQLLSIR from the coding sequence ATGGCCGGCGAGGACAGCCTGCCTTTTCGTCGTCTGAGAGAATTCCACCCCTTGAATCGGCTTACTGATGCGCAGCTGGTGTTGCTTGCCAGTCGTGCTGAGCGCCGCACCTACGGCTTGGGTCAGAGAGTGGTTGAGAAGGGCGTCCGGGACGGTCTCGATTTCTTCCTGATTACCGGCAAGGTCGAGCTGGAGTCGGTGGACGGGCGGAAAACGCTGATCGAGGCAGAGTCGAATGCGGCGCTTAACCCCATCGCCAGACTGCAGCCACGGATGTACGACGTGATTGCAGTCAAACTGTGCGAATTTCTCATCGTCGAGCAGGATATCCTGAACCAGATGCTGCGTTCGGCGCCGGTAGAGCAGGAAGGGATGGGCTCGAACGAATCCATGGCCGCTGAAGCCAGCGAGGGGAATGACGAGAGCGAGCTGTTGATGGAGTTCTACTCTGAGCTGCGTTCAAATCAGATCCAGTTGCCCAGTGTGCCGGATGTGGCCTGGAAGGTGCGTCGGGCGGTGGACCGGGATGACTCCAGTGCCGAACTGGTGGCCAATGCGGTCTCGGCGGATCCCTCCATTGCGGTCAAACTGGTGCGGGCTTGCAACAGTCCGCTTTATAGGGGGTTTAGTGACGTTCGTACTGTGCGCGAGGCGGTTGTCCGCATAGGCATGCACACCACGCGACAGCTGGTGACAGTGTTTTCCATGCGAGAGGTGTTCAAGACGCGCCAGCCTGCGTTGCAGCAGGAAATGGAGCGGTTGTGGCGACACTCCCGGGAAGTGGCGGCACTGTGTTGGGTGCTGGCGGATCATGCCACCCGGTTAAATCCGGAAGAAGCTATGCTGGCGGGCCTGCTGCATGACATCGGCGTGATACCGATTCTGGTACAGGCGGAGCACCATGCCGGCCTGTTTGCCAACCCGGATAATCTGCACCATGCCATCAGCGAGCTGCGTGCCGACGTTGGCACGGCGGTACTGGAAAACTGGGGGTTCCCGGCGTCATTCATTGAAGCTGTGCGCCACGCGGAGAGCTGGGACTATGAGTGCCGGTCGGCCGAGCCCCAGCTCACGGACGTGGTCATTGTGGCGCAGTTGCACTCGATGATCGGATCCCAGCAGAATGCCGGGCTGCCGTGTTTTGATCAGGTGCCCGCCTATCGACGGCTGGGCGAGTTGGAACTGAATGCGTCGAGGAGTCTGCAACTCCTCACGGAAGCCCGCGCGCGGGTGGATGAAGTGCAACAATTGCTGTCAATTCGATGA
- a CDS encoding LON peptidase substrate-binding domain-containing protein: MNVPLFPLNSIVLPRGRIPLQLFEPRYIDMLTRCLKEDRGFVVVLLRDGAEVGPTASFYDIGTYVRIIDFQQLENGLLGITVEGAAKVTVVRSWQQEDGLNVGDVEVLLDEADSEVPDRFNELPSVLRALFRHPVVRDLDMDVDYGDARHVGWRLTELLPLDKQEKQRLVELQDPLERLSRLQELLEALEEG, encoded by the coding sequence ATGAATGTACCGCTCTTTCCGCTGAATTCCATTGTCCTCCCAAGGGGGCGGATTCCCCTGCAGCTGTTTGAGCCGCGTTACATCGACATGCTGACCCGGTGTCTGAAAGAAGACCGGGGCTTTGTTGTCGTGCTGCTGCGCGATGGCGCAGAAGTTGGCCCGACTGCGTCGTTCTATGACATCGGCACTTACGTTCGCATCATTGATTTTCAGCAGCTGGAGAACGGTTTGCTGGGTATTACGGTGGAGGGGGCAGCGAAGGTCACCGTGGTCAGGAGTTGGCAACAGGAGGATGGTCTCAACGTCGGCGATGTCGAGGTTTTGCTCGATGAGGCTGACAGCGAAGTGCCGGACCGGTTTAACGAACTGCCGTCGGTGCTACGGGCGCTGTTTCGCCACCCGGTGGTGCGGGATCTGGATATGGACGTGGACTATGGCGATGCCCGACATGTTGGCTGGCGCCTGACCGAGCTGTTGCCTCTCGATAAGCAGGAAAAGCAGCGTCTGGTTGAATTGCAGGACCCGCTGGAGCGGCTGAGCCGCCTGCAGGAATTGCTGGAGGCTCTGGAAGAGGGCTGA
- a CDS encoding bifunctional DedA family/phosphatase PAP2 family protein translates to MSGDWLRELSAWLSLNPGWLATALFSTAFVESLAIAGIIVPGVAILFAIAALAGQTGMPLTEALIWAGLGAIAGDTASFALGRKLQGRLDVVWPLSRYPILMAKGQAFFRQHGGKSVVIGRFVGPIRPIIPLIAGALWMPWQRFLAFNIVSAVGWAPVYILPGFLVGSALASDLQPPAYFYPVVGISLAALTAVYLVLIQFQLGLGKGGRLYRWLERRMARYDATHRFWRLYTNHRPDRGGEFPLASIMLALAASGLFLLWGLLATQTHGLEPFNQLALAWFDQLRQPLLDGPVIVATLLGDPPVLTAAAVLACLALVFRGYYAAAIHIVMAAALAIVLVWLLKFTLGVDRPDAVFRPPSSGAFPSGHSTGITVFVTLLASFVAGESRKRQRWQFYVLFSLPLVPVALSRLYLGVHWFTDVIGGILLGLAITGVVRASYSRYDRVHLAPDLSMAVATGAWLAFAIGYVVLAWPEAQMNLRPA, encoded by the coding sequence ATGAGCGGGGACTGGCTCAGGGAGTTATCGGCCTGGTTAAGCCTGAACCCGGGATGGCTGGCCACCGCCCTATTCAGCACCGCCTTTGTCGAATCGCTAGCTATCGCGGGCATCATCGTGCCCGGGGTGGCAATCCTATTCGCCATCGCGGCGCTGGCCGGACAAACCGGCATGCCACTGACCGAAGCCCTGATCTGGGCCGGCCTGGGCGCCATTGCAGGCGACACCGCCAGCTTTGCCCTCGGACGCAAACTCCAGGGTCGGCTCGATGTGGTATGGCCACTCAGCCGCTACCCCATCCTGATGGCAAAGGGCCAGGCCTTTTTTCGCCAGCACGGCGGCAAGAGCGTGGTCATCGGACGCTTTGTCGGGCCTATTCGCCCGATCATCCCCCTGATTGCCGGTGCCCTGTGGATGCCCTGGCAGCGATTCCTGGCATTCAATATTGTTTCAGCGGTGGGCTGGGCGCCGGTGTACATTCTGCCCGGCTTTCTGGTGGGGAGTGCACTCGCCAGCGACCTTCAGCCACCGGCGTACTTTTACCCGGTGGTAGGCATCAGCCTGGCCGCTTTGACGGCGGTGTACCTGGTCTTGATCCAGTTCCAGCTGGGCCTGGGCAAAGGTGGACGGCTGTATCGCTGGCTGGAACGGCGCATGGCCAGATACGACGCTACCCACCGGTTCTGGCGCCTGTACACCAACCACCGCCCGGATCGGGGAGGCGAATTCCCCCTCGCCTCCATCATGCTGGCGCTGGCCGCCTCCGGCCTGTTCCTGCTCTGGGGTCTGCTGGCCACCCAGACCCACGGCCTTGAGCCATTCAATCAGCTGGCACTGGCCTGGTTTGATCAGCTCCGGCAGCCGCTGCTCGATGGCCCGGTGATTGTCGCCACCCTACTGGGCGATCCACCCGTTCTGACCGCCGCAGCGGTATTGGCCTGCCTGGCACTCGTCTTTCGGGGCTACTACGCCGCCGCCATTCATATCGTCATGGCCGCCGCGCTCGCGATTGTCCTGGTCTGGCTGCTTAAGTTTACCCTCGGTGTCGACCGGCCCGACGCCGTGTTCCGCCCGCCGTCGTCCGGCGCCTTCCCAAGTGGCCACAGCACCGGTATCACCGTGTTTGTCACTCTGCTGGCCAGCTTCGTCGCGGGCGAAAGCCGCAAGCGCCAACGCTGGCAGTTCTATGTCCTGTTTTCATTGCCACTGGTACCGGTCGCACTCAGCCGACTGTACCTGGGAGTGCATTGGTTTACCGATGTGATTGGCGGGATTTTGCTGGGACTGGCCATCACTGGAGTCGTGCGGGCGAGTTACAGTCGTTACGACCGGGTGCACCTGGCCCCGGATCTGTCGATGGCCGTGGCGACAGGCGCGTGGCTGGCGTTTGCTATTGGCTATGTGGTCCTGGCCTGGCCAGAGGCACAGATGAACCTGCGTCCTGCCTAA
- a CDS encoding GGDEF domain-containing protein, with product MTETRLRTWTHGTGYVLATLFILALAMQNLRYGFYELFYLATGMATLTLAGVAYTAVCRRHQLSAPGHLIILSGLNSGLLAAMLTLDGPGITHWAMPLLILNLLILPLRQGMALSFLLLVPTAGVVLFQQPTTDAIIAITGLAILLAAASLYIWHYDHMAQSAEDLAITDPVTGAHNARFLDETLQKEISRAIATGHQLSVIDLSIDYADEAADLHGKAGVQTLFRDMTEHLFDVIRAGDTLYTLNDSEFFLILPYTPEEGVRVIAERIRRTIAEHQWAVVGKATVSIGCTTRGSGDTRTDSLRKRAHAAMEEARRRGADSVWFSAGETIAA from the coding sequence ATGACCGAGACCCGCCTGAGAACCTGGACGCATGGAACCGGCTATGTTCTGGCTACGCTCTTCATCCTGGCACTGGCAATGCAGAATCTCCGTTATGGCTTCTACGAGCTGTTTTACCTCGCTACTGGCATGGCAACGTTGACCCTGGCGGGGGTTGCGTATACCGCAGTATGCCGTCGTCACCAGTTGTCGGCACCGGGACACCTGATCATTCTGTCCGGCCTGAACAGTGGCCTGCTGGCCGCCATGCTGACACTCGACGGCCCCGGCATTACTCACTGGGCCATGCCACTGCTGATTCTGAACCTACTGATCCTGCCACTGCGCCAGGGCATGGCACTGTCATTTCTTCTGCTAGTACCCACGGCAGGGGTGGTGCTGTTCCAGCAACCCACTACCGATGCCATCATTGCCATTACCGGCCTGGCTATCCTGCTGGCCGCGGCGTCGCTTTATATATGGCACTACGATCACATGGCCCAATCCGCCGAAGATCTGGCCATTACCGATCCGGTGACCGGAGCCCATAACGCCCGCTTTCTGGATGAAACCCTGCAAAAAGAGATTAGCCGTGCCATTGCCACCGGACATCAGCTGTCGGTTATCGATCTCAGTATCGACTACGCCGACGAAGCGGCAGACCTGCACGGCAAGGCCGGCGTTCAAACACTGTTCCGCGACATGACCGAGCATCTGTTCGATGTCATCCGGGCCGGCGACACCCTGTACACCCTGAACGATTCGGAATTCTTCCTGATCCTGCCGTACACCCCAGAAGAAGGGGTGCGAGTGATTGCCGAACGAATACGCCGAACCATTGCCGAGCATCAGTGGGCCGTCGTAGGCAAAGCCACGGTCAGCATTGGCTGTACTACTCGAGGTAGCGGCGACACCCGCACCGACAGCCTGCGCAAGCGGGCTCACGCCGCCATGGAAGAGGCCCGCCGACGCGGTGCTGATTCGGTCTGGTTCAGTGCCGGAGAGACTATCGCAGCATGA
- a CDS encoding GGDEF domain-containing protein codes for MAQLAENFLLSRLSRAGFVVLIAISALSATLGEPLTAAAAAAAAGIVICAQTFHSNRQKHPWPSVQRLFFVALLLLMLTSFWTGPWALSHWFYALPLLAFALLPLQLAMGITLAMMLLAGLAIPLATGLADRHQMVSAFMLTTLLSGLLVFLREYKNRQLAPLRRTDELTQAASREYLSADLHKEIQRSEREGTDMSIIMIGLDTHLSDRNPDQDIRSILPRIGRYLHSQIRDFDTYYRVADLQFLVILPGIATHDAIKRSEIIRNGLGKLLESHDMTLTVSTGVAGLNIGDDADSLQQSAANALRRAQQQGGNRTQAYSAWNQTGSKTSPPAQGPTS; via the coding sequence ATGGCCCAGTTGGCCGAAAACTTTTTGTTGAGCAGACTGTCGCGGGCCGGATTCGTGGTCCTGATTGCCATTTCGGCGCTCAGCGCAACGCTGGGTGAGCCCTTGACGGCGGCCGCTGCCGCCGCTGCGGCCGGCATCGTGATTTGCGCACAAACCTTTCACAGCAATCGTCAGAAACACCCCTGGCCAAGCGTCCAGCGGCTGTTCTTCGTAGCGCTTCTATTACTGATGCTGACCAGTTTCTGGACCGGCCCCTGGGCGCTCAGTCACTGGTTTTACGCCCTTCCCCTGCTGGCGTTCGCGCTACTGCCACTGCAACTGGCGATGGGAATCACCCTGGCGATGATGCTGCTTGCCGGCCTGGCTATCCCACTCGCGACTGGCCTGGCCGATCGACACCAGATGGTCAGCGCTTTTATGCTGACCACCCTGCTCTCGGGCCTGCTTGTATTCCTGCGCGAATACAAGAACCGCCAACTGGCGCCACTGCGCCGCACCGATGAGCTGACCCAAGCCGCCAGCCGGGAATATTTGTCGGCTGACCTGCACAAGGAAATCCAGCGTAGTGAGCGCGAAGGTACCGATATGTCGATCATCATGATTGGCCTGGACACCCACCTCAGCGACCGCAACCCGGATCAGGACATTCGCTCCATCCTGCCCCGCATCGGGCGCTACCTGCATTCCCAGATCCGGGACTTCGACACCTATTACCGGGTGGCGGACCTGCAGTTCCTGGTCATTCTGCCCGGCATCGCCACCCACGACGCCATCAAGCGTTCGGAGATCATACGCAATGGGCTGGGTAAGCTGCTGGAATCCCACGACATGACGCTGACGGTGAGCACCGGCGTGGCCGGCCTGAACATTGGTGACGATGCCGACAGCCTGCAGCAGAGCGCCGCCAACGCCCTGCGCCGTGCTCAGCAACAAGGCGGCAACCGGACCCAGGCCTACAGCGCCTGGAACCAGACCGGGAGCAAGACCTCACCGCCCGCACAAGGACCCACTTCATGA
- a CDS encoding glutamate-5-semialdehyde dehydrogenase: MDIAAYMAEVGEQARAAATLVARSTTAVRNQALLATARALDSARTELAEANAKDLDSGRSNGLDGAMLDRLELTPERIDTMIEGLRQVASLPDPIGEITDMTYRPSGIQVGKMRVPLGVIGIIYESRPNVTVEAASLCLKSGNATILRGGSEAIHSNQAIARCLSQGLAEASLPEAAVQVVKTTDRAAVGELITMPRYVDVIVPRGGKGLIERISRDARVPVIKHLDGVCHVYIDSHADPEKALSVAVNSKTQRYGTCNTMETLLVDGEIADDILPLLARAFAEKEVELRGCERTRSIIDAVEAVEADWEAEYLGPILAVRVVDGLDGAIKHINRYSSQHTDSIITENFTRARRFLTEVDSSSVMVNTSTRFADGFEYGLGAEIGISTDKIHARGPVGLEGLTSQKYVVFGDGHIRT; the protein is encoded by the coding sequence ATGGATATTGCAGCTTACATGGCTGAGGTCGGCGAGCAGGCTCGCGCAGCCGCGACGCTGGTGGCGCGCTCCACAACGGCGGTGCGCAACCAGGCCCTTCTGGCCACGGCTCGGGCGTTGGATTCTGCACGCACTGAGCTGGCCGAGGCCAACGCCAAGGACCTGGATAGCGGTCGGAGTAACGGGCTCGACGGCGCCATGCTCGATCGCCTGGAGCTGACTCCGGAGCGAATCGACACCATGATCGAGGGGCTTCGACAGGTTGCCTCCTTGCCGGATCCGATTGGTGAAATCACTGACATGACTTATCGTCCGTCCGGCATCCAGGTGGGCAAGATGCGGGTGCCGTTGGGCGTGATTGGCATCATCTACGAATCCCGTCCGAACGTGACCGTAGAGGCTGCCAGCCTGTGCCTGAAGTCGGGGAATGCGACCATTCTTCGGGGCGGCTCAGAGGCCATTCATTCCAACCAGGCTATTGCACGGTGCCTGAGCCAGGGGCTGGCCGAGGCCAGTTTGCCGGAGGCCGCGGTTCAGGTGGTGAAAACCACCGACCGCGCTGCCGTGGGCGAGCTGATTACCATGCCCCGGTACGTGGATGTCATCGTGCCGCGTGGGGGTAAGGGTTTGATTGAGCGCATCAGTCGTGACGCCCGTGTGCCGGTGATCAAACATCTGGACGGTGTCTGCCACGTGTACATCGACAGTCACGCCGATCCGGAAAAAGCGCTGAGTGTTGCGGTGAATTCCAAAACCCAGCGCTACGGTACCTGCAATACCATGGAAACCCTGTTGGTTGATGGCGAGATCGCCGACGATATTCTGCCCTTGTTGGCCAGGGCTTTTGCAGAAAAGGAAGTAGAACTACGCGGTTGTGAGCGTACCCGGAGCATCATCGATGCCGTTGAGGCGGTCGAGGCTGACTGGGAAGCGGAATACCTTGGGCCGATTCTGGCAGTACGGGTGGTTGATGGCCTTGATGGTGCGATCAAGCACATCAACCGCTATAGCTCCCAGCATACCGACAGCATCATCACCGAAAACTTCACCCGGGCGCGTCGTTTTCTGACCGAAGTGGATTCCAGCTCCGTGATGGTCAATACCTCCACCCGCTTTGCTGACGGCTTCGAGTACGGGCTGGGTGCAGAGATTGGCATTTCCACCGACAAGATCCATGCCCGCGGGCCAGTGGGGCTTGAGGGCCTGACTTCCCAGAAATACGTGGTGTTCGGCGACGGCCACATCCGGACCTGA
- the nadD gene encoding nicotinate-nucleotide adenylyltransferase, with translation MHVIYGGTFDPIHHGHLRLALEISDRLRVAPINLVPCHIPPHRGDTGASAEQRLRLLELAVAGEPQLRVDDRELKRAGASYTADTLRQLREELGPEHPLTMVVGTDSFASFDRWRKWQSIPELAHIVVVRRPGAELDPDGLPAAMLAERRVSDPQALHAQPCGLMLDLQLPLLEISATGIRERIEAGRSPRYLVPDSVWQEIRRQGLYRACPDGNF, from the coding sequence ATGCATGTGATTTATGGCGGCACCTTCGATCCGATTCACCACGGACACCTCCGGCTGGCCCTGGAAATCAGTGATCGGTTGAGAGTTGCACCGATCAATTTGGTGCCGTGCCACATCCCGCCACACCGAGGTGATACCGGAGCCTCTGCCGAACAACGGTTGCGGCTCCTGGAGCTGGCGGTGGCTGGGGAGCCCCAGCTGCGTGTCGATGATCGCGAACTCAAACGGGCAGGGGCGTCATACACCGCCGATACACTGCGCCAGTTGCGTGAAGAGCTGGGGCCTGAGCACCCCCTGACTATGGTGGTTGGTACCGACTCGTTCGCCAGTTTTGACCGATGGCGGAAGTGGCAGTCCATTCCCGAGCTTGCCCACATTGTTGTGGTTCGTCGGCCCGGGGCTGAGCTCGACCCAGATGGATTGCCGGCGGCGATGCTGGCCGAGCGCCGGGTGTCTGACCCTCAGGCCTTGCATGCCCAGCCTTGCGGCTTGATGCTGGACCTGCAGCTGCCATTGCTGGAAATTTCTGCGACCGGCATCCGCGAACGGATCGAAGCCGGACGCTCACCCCGTTACCTGGTGCCGGATTCGGTGTGGCAGGAGATTCGTCGTCAGGGGCTCTATCGAGCCTGCCCTGACGGCAACTTTTAG